In Erigeron canadensis isolate Cc75 chromosome 1, C_canadensis_v1, whole genome shotgun sequence, a single window of DNA contains:
- the LOC122585230 gene encoding 15.7 kDa heat shock protein, peroxisomal has translation MALFFGDHPFRRFFIGPRSMYRTGSPTTTEGLMDWFETPQSHFIKINVPGYSKEDIKVQVEEGNILVIRSLANNKEKEIKDKQKETDAVWHVAERGGSGFSREIEIPEDVKVDQIKAQVENGLLTVVLPKDLSPSKPSKVRNIHVSSKL, from the exons ATGGCACTATTTTTTGGTGATCATCCATTCAGACGATTCTTCATAGGTCCCAGAAGTATGTACCGCACCGGATCACCAACAACAACAGAAGGTCTTATGGATTGGTTCGAAACTCCACAATCTCACTTCATCAAGATCAATGTCCCTG GATATAGCAAGGAGGACATAAAGGTACAAGTTGAAGAAGGGAACATATTAGTGATAAGATCGTTAgctaataataaagaaaaggaaattAAAGACAAGCAAAAGGAGACTGATGCTGTTTGGCATGTTGCGGAAAGGGGGGGTAGCGGTTTCTCGAGGGAAATTGAGATACCGGAAGATGTGAAAGTTGATCAGATTAAAGCTCAGGTTGAAAACGGACTTCTAACTGTAGTCTTACCGAAAGATCTTAGTCCTAGTAAGCCGTCGAAAGTTCGTAACATTCATGTCTCTAGCAAGCTCTAG
- the LOC122581578 gene encoding glucan endo-1,3-beta-glucosidase 3-like: MVINIFFILILLVSLAVSADQDAFIGVNIGTALSDMPNPTQTVVLLKSQNIRHIRLYDANPAMLVALSGTGIHVTVTIPNQQVLAIAQSNATASNWVSRNIIPYVSTTNITAISVGNEVLTTTPNAATVLVSALKYIHSALISMKLDSQIKVSTPHSSAIILDSFPPSQAFFNRTWEPVMISLLDFLQSSGSYLMLNVYPYYDYRQSNGAIPLDYALFRPLPPDEEAIDTNTLLHYTNVFDAVVDAAYFAMLYLNYTNIPIVVTESGWPSKGDSSEPDATLDNANTYNSNLIKHILNNTGTPKHPGVATSTFIYELYNEDLRQGRESEKNWGLFNTDGRPVYVLHLIDSGSVLANDTTDKTFCVVKENADKKMVQAALDWACGPGKVNCSMMLQGEPCYEPDTVVAHASYAFDAYYHQMNMAEGTCDFNGVAVVTTTDPSNGDCIFPGRGGSNGTVTNGTSTLVPSTNSTASGSLSLFATVSLSRLIVGLLWSTVAFL, translated from the exons ATGGTCATCAATATCTTCTTCATCCTAATCCTACTTGTTTCTTTGGCTGTTTCAGCTGACCAAG ATGCTTTCATCGGAGTGAACATCGGCACGGCCCTTTCCGACATGCCTAACCCAACTCAAACCGTAGTcctcctcaaatctcaaaaCATCCGCCACATCCGCCTCTATGACGCCAATCCTGCCATGCTCGTTGCCCTTTCTGGCACCGGAATCCACGTCACTGTCACCATCCCAAACCAACAAGTTCTAGCCATAGCCCAATCCAACGCCACCGCATCCAACTGGGTATCTCGCAATATCATCCCCTACGTCTCCACTACCAACATTACCGCCATTTCTGTTGGCAATGAAGTCCTTACTACCACCCCGAATGCAGCAACCGTTTTAGTATCCGCCTTAAAATACATCCACTCTGCCCTCATCTCTATGAAACTCGATTCCCAAATCAAAGTCTCGACCCCTCACTCTTCCGCGATCATCCTAGATTCCTTTCCTCCGTCTCAAGCCTTCTTTAACCGGACGTGGGAGCCAGTTATGATCTCACTGCTGGATTTTCTCCAGTCATCGGGATCATATCTTATGCTTAACGTATACCCGTACTATGATTACAGGCAATCCAACGGTGCTATTCCGTTAGACTATGCTCTTTTTCGTCCTCTGCCACCGGATGAAGAAGCCATCGACACTAACACCCTTTTGCATTACACTAACGTTTTTGACGCAGTTGTGGACGCGGCTTACTTTGCTATGTTGTATTTAAACTACACCAACATCCCGATCGTTGTCACAGAATCGGGTTGGCCTTCTAAAGGAGATTCTTCCGAACCCGACGCTACCCTTGATAACGCAAACACTTACAATAGTAATTTGatcaaacatattttaaataacACCGGGACTCCAAAGCACCCTGGTGTAGCAACAAGTACTTTCATTTACGAGCTTTATAATGAAGATTTGAGGCAGGGGAGGGAATCAGAGAAGAACTGGGGGCTTTTTAACACAGACGGAAGACCAGTTTACGTCCTGCATTTGATAGATTCAGGGTCCGTGCTTGCAAACGATACTACTGACAAGACCTTTTGTGTCGTTAAAGAAAACGCTGACAAGAAAATGGTGCAGGCTGCTTTAGATTGGGCTTGTGGACCGGGAAAGGTCAATTGTTCAATGATGTTGCAGGGTGAACCGTGTTATGAGCCGGATACAGTTGTGGCTCATGCTAGTTATGCATTTGATGCATATTATCATCAGATGAATATGGCTGAAGGGACATGTGACTTCAATGGGGTGGCTGTTGTCACTACTACTGACCCAA GTAATGGTGACTGTATCTTTCCAGGAAG AGGGGGGAGTAATGGCACAGTCACAAATGGCACATCGACGCTGGTTCCATCTACAAACTCGACTGCATCAGGAAGCTTATCGCTATTTGCTACGGTTTCTTTGTCAAGACTCATTGTTGGGTTACTATGGAGTACTGTAGCATTCTTGTAA